A section of the Acidobacteriota bacterium genome encodes:
- a CDS encoding CPBP family intramembrane glutamic endopeptidase: MGFISSNQRVKPYLPDSRLLSGFELALGAAIVIGYNVFHVIPNEVPILVVLGLLSVRLRNGGFSALGFKRPDSWKRVILIALGAAALRIALAAIVIDPLTERIWPPAVAPAGVDAITGNPLEALRWLAIVWSFAAFGEEIVYRGYLLTRAADLGQRTKVAYWAGMILVSVLFGIGHYYKGPAGMVDSGFAGLMFGIAYLFSGRNLWASILAHGLVDSFGVVMLYFGLAS, translated from the coding sequence ATGGGTTTTATATCCTCAAACCAGCGTGTGAAGCCTTACCTCCCGGATTCGCGTCTGTTGAGTGGCTTTGAACTTGCGCTGGGCGCTGCCATTGTGATTGGGTACAACGTTTTCCATGTAATTCCGAACGAAGTGCCGATTCTCGTCGTGCTGGGGCTGTTATCGGTGCGCCTGCGCAATGGCGGATTTTCGGCGTTGGGGTTCAAGCGACCCGATTCCTGGAAGCGCGTGATTCTGATTGCGCTGGGCGCGGCGGCGTTGAGAATTGCGCTTGCCGCAATTGTCATTGACCCGCTCACCGAGCGAATCTGGCCTCCGGCAGTAGCTCCCGCCGGGGTTGATGCGATCACAGGCAACCCGCTGGAGGCGCTGCGCTGGTTGGCTATCGTCTGGAGCTTCGCCGCGTTCGGCGAAGAGATCGTCTATCGCGGCTATTTGCTCACCCGCGCCGCCGACCTAGGTCAACGAACCAAGGTTGCCTATTGGGCGGGAATGATCTTGGTCTCCGTTCTATTCGGGATTGGACATTATTACAAAGGGCCTGCGGGAATGGTGGATTCCGGCTTTGCAGGTTTGATGTTTGGTATAGCCTATCTATTCTCAGGCCGCAATCTCTGGGCCAGCATTCTGGCACATGGATTAGTGGATTCGTTTGGAGTCGTGATGCTGTACTTCGGACTGGCTTCTTGA
- a CDS encoding photosynthetic reaction center cytochrome c subunit family protein — MQKNTINRTLTGLLLVLVCLFLLNNQAIITDASAAMNNYREDRFIAEMQATQAGGTQNAKNPLITALEKQIAGQENKPAEQVFKNIQLFKGMPAGRLLRVMEVAFNTSLGVDCAHCHIPDQWEKDDKEAKQTTRKMWQFMGKVNEELKQTIGKGSINCTTCHRGQIKPATNMPATR; from the coding sequence ATGCAAAAAAATACTATTAACCGCACACTCACCGGGCTTTTGCTCGTTTTGGTATGCCTCTTTTTGCTGAACAATCAAGCAATCATCACCGACGCTTCTGCGGCGATGAATAACTATCGAGAGGATCGGTTTATTGCTGAAATGCAGGCAACGCAGGCTGGCGGGACTCAAAACGCCAAGAATCCGTTGATAACGGCGCTTGAAAAGCAGATTGCCGGGCAAGAAAATAAACCCGCTGAACAGGTTTTCAAAAATATTCAACTGTTCAAAGGTATGCCTGCCGGACGCCTCCTGCGGGTAATGGAAGTGGCGTTTAATACCTCGCTTGGCGTCGACTGCGCGCATTGTCATATTCCTGACCAATGGGAAAAAGATGATAAAGAAGCGAAACAGACGACGCGCAAAATGTGGCAGTTCATGGGCAAGGTCAATGAGGAATTGAAACAAACTATTGGAAAAGGCTCCATCAATTGCACGACGTGCCATCGAGGACAAATCAAGCCTGCCACCAATATGCCAGCTACAAGGTGA
- a CDS encoding TetR/AcrR family transcriptional regulator, with the protein MDEKVSESLQNRTGRPVGFVREEAVEAAMNLFWRKGFLAVSAKDLADAMGIQRSSFYNSFGSRESLFSEALQLYATQTPDVPLSKLETGQPVIPVLVRVMRKICQVRAADAEARGCLVCNSIAELVGVENSIGPMLEELVETQVTVLEQLLQQAIHQGEVEPLADVNTAARTFVAFLIGLNTISKVIREEKQLWTMCREFLLGLGIPKPALENLRDN; encoded by the coding sequence GTGGATGAAAAGGTGAGTGAGTCTTTGCAAAACAGAACCGGGCGACCGGTGGGTTTTGTACGTGAAGAAGCCGTCGAGGCAGCAATGAATCTGTTCTGGAGAAAGGGATTTCTAGCTGTTTCAGCAAAAGACTTAGCTGATGCAATGGGAATTCAGCGTTCGAGTTTTTATAACAGTTTCGGAAGTCGTGAAAGCCTGTTCAGTGAGGCGCTTCAACTTTATGCAACACAAACACCTGATGTGCCGCTCAGTAAACTGGAAACAGGTCAGCCTGTCATCCCTGTGTTAGTTAGGGTTATGCGCAAGATATGCCAGGTTCGAGCCGCTGACGCAGAAGCGCGCGGCTGTTTGGTTTGCAATAGTATCGCGGAATTGGTTGGCGTCGAAAATTCTATAGGTCCAATGCTTGAGGAACTTGTAGAAACTCAAGTGACAGTGCTTGAACAGTTGCTGCAACAAGCTATTCATCAAGGGGAGGTTGAACCTCTTGCAGACGTAAACACGGCTGCAAGAACTTTCGTTGCCTTTCTTATTGGATTGAATACGATTTCCAAAGTTATCCGTGAGGAGAAACAGTTGTGGACTATGTGTCGTGAATTTTTGCTGGGATTAGGAATCCCTAAGCCTGCTTTGGAAAACCTGAGAGACAACTGA
- a CDS encoding carboxymuconolactone decarboxylase family protein → MIFQIHDLNTAPAGSRETLSMIAQNYGFLPNLAGVFAESPAVLRGLLGTISAFDAKEMTLSPIERQVVLLAVSVKNRCEYCTAAHSMLTNKLGIDRNEIENLQQGRRLTDQRLEILRHFAEEILDRRGLVTDSELELFLNSGFTKAQILEVIFGIAIKTLTNYANHIANPPVNEQFAGFQPNWANAEVRFL, encoded by the coding sequence ATGATCTTTCAAATCCATGATCTAAACACTGCTCCCGCTGGTTCAAGGGAGACCTTGTCAATGATTGCACAGAACTACGGATTTTTACCCAACCTCGCAGGGGTCTTCGCGGAGTCTCCGGCGGTGCTCAGGGGTTTGCTGGGAACTATCAGCGCATTCGATGCCAAAGAGATGACACTGTCGCCAATTGAGCGACAAGTCGTCTTGCTTGCTGTATCAGTGAAAAACCGGTGTGAGTACTGTACGGCAGCTCACAGTATGTTAACCAATAAGCTTGGCATCGACCGGAATGAAATCGAAAACCTGCAACAGGGGCGGCGATTGACTGACCAGCGGTTGGAAATTCTGCGTCACTTTGCAGAAGAAATTCTCGACCGCCGCGGTTTAGTAACCGACAGTGAGCTTGAACTGTTCCTCAACTCCGGGTTCACTAAGGCACAGATTCTCGAAGTGATTTTTGGCATAGCGATTAAGACCTTGACCAACTATGCCAACCACATTGCTAATCCGCCTGTGAATGAGCAGTTCGCAGGATTCCAACCCAATTGGGCTAATGCTGAAGTGCGTTTTCTTTGA